One stretch of Bacillus marinisedimentorum DNA includes these proteins:
- a CDS encoding PhnE/PtxC family ABC transporter permease, which produces MVTRFFQKAAARLPVIKLSLFLAAVLAAASWLFLFTSEGADLPALYSGQNVQHTMDFLTELAGIEQENPAFLSAESWKHALSLTFDTLIMSIMAIGFAVIVVVLTVIPAVKTSSAGFLSISKKGYGLFLFWAVRLFYVFSRAVPELLWAMLIIFILMPGILPGAIALAIHNLGILGKLCAEVIEDMDGRPLQALEMSGASKAQLLIYGVIPLVFPKFITYILYRWEVIVRTTVIVGFVGAGGLGREFKLSMSWFHYTEVALYLICYVGLVFLADLISEGLRKAAE; this is translated from the coding sequence ATGGTGACAAGATTTTTCCAAAAGGCGGCTGCCCGGCTTCCGGTCATCAAACTGTCGCTGTTCCTGGCCGCGGTTCTGGCCGCCGCTTCGTGGCTTTTTTTGTTTACATCCGAAGGGGCTGATCTCCCTGCCCTTTATTCCGGGCAAAACGTCCAGCATACGATGGATTTCCTGACAGAACTGGCAGGTATTGAGCAGGAAAACCCGGCGTTTTTGTCAGCTGAAAGCTGGAAGCATGCACTCTCGCTTACATTTGATACGCTTATCATGAGTATTATGGCAATCGGGTTTGCCGTCATTGTCGTGGTGTTGACCGTTATCCCTGCTGTAAAAACATCGTCAGCAGGATTTCTGTCAATCTCGAAAAAGGGATATGGCTTATTTCTGTTTTGGGCTGTACGGCTTTTTTATGTTTTTTCAAGAGCGGTTCCGGAACTGCTCTGGGCCATGTTGATTATCTTCATTTTGATGCCGGGCATCCTGCCGGGTGCCATCGCCCTGGCGATCCACAACCTTGGCATTCTCGGAAAGCTCTGTGCGGAAGTGATTGAAGATATGGACGGCCGTCCGCTCCAGGCCCTGGAAATGTCCGGTGCTTCAAAAGCACAGCTACTGATATACGGCGTCATTCCGCTTGTCTTCCCCAAATTTATCACGTACATCCTGTACAGATGGGAAGTCATTGTCCGCACAACCGTAATTGTCGGGTTCGTCGGCGCCGGGGGGCTTGGCCGGGAATTCAAACTGAGCATGAGCTGGTTTCATTATACGGAAGTGGCCCTTTACTTAATCTGCTATGTCGGCCTTGTCTTTCTGGCCGATCTCATTTCGGAAGGTTTGCGGAAAGCTGCCGAGTAA
- a CDS encoding DUF421 domain-containing protein: MGVTELFVRIAIAFTALLAMARIAGRKEISQMTFFNFVSAITFGTIAGSIVTSNAFSIRNGLIALAGWTAFTLVFSFLDIKWGPFRKVVEGSPQIVIKKGKIMEDTLRKTQLDVDALNVLLRKKNIFSISDVDYAIFEIDGTLSVMKKQDKQPLTARDMQIRQTPNAYPIGTEIISDGVVNHRNLTHYNLDTEWLESELKKLGVASAGDVFYAELLQDGSLYIDERVDELH, encoded by the coding sequence ATGGGAGTCACAGAATTGTTTGTACGGATAGCAATCGCTTTTACTGCTTTACTCGCTATGGCGAGGATTGCAGGGAGAAAAGAAATCAGCCAGATGACATTCTTCAATTTCGTGTCTGCTATTACATTCGGTACGATTGCCGGCTCGATTGTTACCTCCAATGCATTCAGCATCCGAAACGGATTGATTGCATTAGCGGGGTGGACAGCGTTCACACTGGTGTTCAGCTTTCTTGATATAAAATGGGGACCGTTCCGCAAAGTTGTAGAAGGAAGTCCGCAGATTGTGATCAAAAAAGGAAAAATCATGGAAGATACATTACGGAAAACTCAACTTGATGTTGACGCTTTGAATGTACTGCTCCGTAAAAAGAATATTTTCTCCATTTCCGATGTGGACTATGCCATTTTCGAAATAGACGGAACACTTTCTGTGATGAAAAAACAAGATAAACAGCCGCTTACTGCTCGTGATATGCAAATAAGGCAGACTCCGAATGCTTATCCAATCGGAACCGAAATCATCTCCGACGGTGTCGTCAACCACCGTAACCTGACACATTACAATCTCGACACAGAATGGCTTGAAAGCGAACTGAAGAAATTGGGCGTCGCATCGGCTGGTGATGTATTTTATGCGGAGTTGCTGCAGGATGGCTCATTGTATATTGATGAGCGGGTCGATGAACTCCATTGA
- a CDS encoding putative selenate ABC transporter substrate-binding protein, whose translation MKKIAAVITMLILGMLAGCGSDSEEAGGESGSGGSDESVFKIGAIPDQDVSDLNRRFEEFADYLAEETGLDVEYVPSQDYAALVTAFKRGEVQLGWFGGLTGVQARNAVPEAEAIAQRPSDEEFHSVFITQKDSGINSLEDMEGKRFTFGSESSTSGHLMPRHFLNEAGIQPDEDFDGDVNYSGSHDKTWKLVESGAYQAGVLNEKVWESAVEEDKVDLEKVEAIHTTPAYYDYNWTINNVDETFGEGTKEKVKEALLSMGEEQGDILELFQTDSFIETKNENYKDIEKVAKKVGILK comes from the coding sequence ATGAAGAAAATAGCAGCTGTCATTACTATGCTGATACTGGGAATGCTTGCCGGATGCGGCAGCGATAGTGAGGAAGCTGGCGGTGAATCAGGCTCCGGCGGCAGTGATGAATCCGTTTTTAAAATCGGTGCGATCCCCGATCAGGATGTTTCAGATTTGAATAGGAGGTTCGAAGAGTTCGCGGATTACCTTGCAGAGGAAACCGGACTTGATGTCGAATATGTGCCGTCGCAGGATTATGCTGCGCTTGTCACAGCATTCAAACGCGGTGAAGTCCAGCTTGGATGGTTCGGAGGATTGACAGGTGTCCAGGCGCGCAATGCCGTGCCGGAAGCGGAGGCCATTGCACAGCGGCCATCTGATGAAGAGTTCCATTCCGTTTTTATCACCCAAAAAGACTCTGGCATCAATTCGCTTGAAGACATGGAGGGCAAGCGTTTCACTTTCGGCAGCGAGAGCTCTACATCGGGCCATTTGATGCCTCGCCATTTTCTGAATGAGGCAGGGATTCAGCCGGATGAAGATTTTGACGGCGACGTAAATTATTCGGGTTCACATGATAAGACGTGGAAATTGGTTGAGTCCGGCGCTTATCAGGCAGGCGTCCTGAATGAAAAAGTTTGGGAAAGCGCAGTCGAGGAAGATAAGGTGGACCTTGAAAAAGTTGAAGCCATTCATACAACACCAGCTTATTACGATTATAATTGGACGATCAACAATGTTGATGAAACGTTCGGTGAAGGAACAAAGGAAAAAGTGAAAGAGGCCCTTCTATCCATGGGGGAAGAACAGGGTGATATTCTCGAATTGTTCCAAACCGATTCCTTTATTGAAACAAAGAACGAAAATTACAAAGACATTGAAAAAGTGGCGAAAAAGGTTGGAATCCTTAAGTAG
- a CDS encoding cytochrome P450 yields MGIPHEKTLDSSAALLMEGYQFIPNRMRRFQSDIFATRLLGQKVVCIGGEEAASMFYNETLFQRKGALPKRIQKSLFGENAVQGLDGEAHEHRKQLFMSLMTPERMQLLGDLTMDQWKARVSDWEKAGQVVLFEEAKQVLCEAACLWAGVPLKKSEVKQRADDFWYMVDAFGAVGPRHWRGRRARNRGEKWIKGVIEDIRTGKLRIPKDSAAYKMAFHRDMKGNLLDTQIAAVELINVIRPTVAVSIYIAFGALALHRLPQYRTKLQAGDDDFLEMFVQEIRRFFPFVPVLGARVRSEFSWKGHHFEKGTLVLLDIYGTNHDPRLWEDPDEFRPERFHDWNGGLFDLIPQGGGDADKGHRCPGESATLAVMKATMKFLQDDIDYDVPEPIQNLGYSLTRMPSVPESGVVMVNIKGRE; encoded by the coding sequence ATGGGCATACCGCACGAAAAAACGCTGGACAGCAGTGCCGCCCTGTTGATGGAAGGTTATCAGTTCATCCCGAACAGAATGCGCCGCTTTCAGTCGGATATCTTTGCAACACGCCTGCTCGGGCAAAAAGTCGTTTGCATCGGCGGGGAAGAAGCCGCAAGCATGTTTTATAACGAAACCCTTTTTCAGCGGAAAGGGGCGCTTCCAAAAAGAATCCAAAAATCATTGTTCGGCGAAAATGCGGTCCAGGGATTGGACGGAGAAGCGCATGAACATCGCAAACAGTTATTTATGTCCCTTATGACGCCAGAACGGATGCAACTCCTGGGCGATTTGACGATGGACCAGTGGAAAGCGCGGGTCAGCGACTGGGAGAAGGCCGGACAGGTCGTACTCTTTGAAGAAGCAAAGCAGGTACTATGTGAAGCAGCATGCCTATGGGCCGGCGTTCCATTAAAAAAATCCGAAGTGAAACAGCGCGCTGATGACTTCTGGTACATGGTGGACGCCTTCGGTGCTGTCGGTCCGAGACACTGGCGCGGCCGCAGGGCCCGAAATAGAGGTGAAAAATGGATTAAAGGAGTCATTGAGGATATCCGCACCGGAAAACTGAGGATCCCAAAAGATTCAGCTGCTTATAAAATGGCTTTCCACCGGGATATGAAGGGCAATCTGCTTGATACTCAAATTGCAGCTGTTGAGCTTATTAATGTCATCAGGCCGACTGTCGCCGTTTCGATCTACATAGCGTTCGGAGCGCTGGCACTTCATCGGCTTCCGCAATACCGCACCAAACTCCAGGCAGGGGATGATGACTTTCTGGAGATGTTTGTCCAGGAAATCCGGCGCTTTTTCCCATTTGTCCCCGTTCTTGGAGCCCGTGTCCGCAGCGAGTTTTCCTGGAAAGGCCACCACTTTGAAAAAGGGACGCTTGTATTGCTTGATATATACGGAACGAACCATGATCCGCGGCTCTGGGAAGATCCTGATGAATTCCGTCCAGAACGATTCCATGATTGGAACGGCGGCCTTTTCGATTTGATTCCACAGGGCGGCGGTGATGCTGACAAAGGCCACCGCTGTCCGGGAGAATCGGCAACGCTTGCAGTCATGAAAGCGACAATGAAATTTCTTCAGGACGACATCGATTATGATGTTCCGGAACCCATTCAGAACCTCGGCTACAGTCTGACGAGAATGCCGAGTGTACCGGAAAGCGGCGTCGTGATGGTGAATATTAAAGGAAGAGAATGA
- a CDS encoding NAD(P)/FAD-dependent oxidoreductase, translated as MDLYNGDLYWPAVSSGHKRYKPLNDDIECDVLIIGGGLSGSMCAYLLSEYGVDAVLVEKGEIASGVTGANTGSLQFISDKMLSTMIKELGEEKAVYFYKLCLQAVDEMYRLASAVKTDTGFERRNSMYFASTKTDVKQLKADFDLLVKHGFPVTYMDREEIESKFPLSKPAGIYSLNAAKFDPFKYNHALVDAAAGNGIKVYENTRVTSYELGDASQVFETSGGRIKCRKVVFATGYETLDFIKTKKFYLTQTHVFVTKPLSKSDLWYQNCHIWETSRPYRYIRLSDDHRLIMGGLDERISHPVSSVRKIKKKTEQLIKLTQDLFPQMNFEVDYEYNAVFAKTLDGRPLIGPHPDYKNAYFLLGFGGNGALYSMLGATIIRDMLLYNYHPAQDIVRLDRFE; from the coding sequence ATGGATCTTTATAACGGTGATTTATACTGGCCGGCAGTGAGTTCGGGACATAAGCGCTATAAACCCCTTAATGACGACATTGAATGTGATGTTTTAATTATCGGAGGCGGCCTGTCCGGATCGATGTGTGCTTACTTGCTCTCAGAGTATGGCGTTGATGCGGTACTGGTGGAAAAAGGAGAAATCGCCTCCGGAGTGACAGGGGCAAACACCGGGTCCCTGCAATTTATTTCTGATAAAATGCTTTCCACAATGATCAAAGAATTAGGTGAGGAGAAAGCAGTCTACTTTTACAAATTATGCCTGCAAGCTGTCGATGAAATGTACAGGCTTGCATCGGCGGTGAAAACCGACACAGGATTTGAGCGCCGGAACAGCATGTACTTTGCCAGTACAAAAACGGATGTGAAACAGCTGAAAGCGGATTTCGACCTTTTAGTCAAACACGGCTTCCCTGTGACATACATGGATCGGGAGGAAATCGAGAGCAAGTTCCCCCTCAGCAAACCAGCCGGAATCTATTCGCTGAATGCGGCAAAGTTCGACCCGTTCAAATACAATCATGCTTTAGTTGATGCAGCCGCCGGCAATGGCATCAAGGTATATGAAAATACCCGCGTGACCAGCTATGAACTTGGGGATGCAAGTCAAGTGTTTGAAACGAGCGGCGGCAGAATCAAATGCCGGAAAGTGGTTTTTGCCACCGGCTATGAAACACTGGATTTCATCAAAACAAAGAAATTTTACCTCACTCAAACTCATGTGTTCGTCACAAAACCGCTGAGCAAATCGGACCTCTGGTATCAAAACTGCCACATATGGGAAACGAGCAGGCCTTACCGATATATCAGGCTGAGTGACGACCATAGGCTTATCATGGGCGGACTTGATGAAAGGATCTCTCATCCCGTCAGTTCGGTACGAAAAATCAAAAAGAAAACCGAGCAGCTGATCAAACTGACGCAAGACCTCTTTCCTCAGATGAATTTTGAAGTTGATTATGAATATAACGCTGTATTTGCAAAAACACTTGACGGCCGGCCGTTAATCGGACCGCATCCCGATTACAAAAATGCTTATTTCCTCCTCGGATTCGGCGGAAACGGAGCGCTCTACAGCATGCTTGGCGCAACGATCATCCGCGACATGCTTTTATACAACTACCACCCGGCCCAGGATATTGTCCGGCTGGATCGGTTTGAATAG
- a CDS encoding PhnE/PtxC family ABC transporter permease produces MGQMFYFHKRGLLTALLALVFIASLFSVNWGPDLIHNGGITTMVQLAEGMVKPALSSEILMLGLAASWKTLAYAATGMTLALVLGLVFGVLASGVLFRKGRLRRAAKTIFRGLLGFMRAIHELVWAWLFVAAIGLSPLAAVFAIGIPYGGILGRIFADMLNDVPDEPVNSLKMSGASSLQRLLYGYFPLAAPDMVSYAFYRFECAVRSSAIMSFIGLGGLGFQIELSLHDLKYDEVWTFLYFLIALVILVDAWSRLVRGRLALW; encoded by the coding sequence ATGGGTCAGATGTTTTACTTTCATAAACGCGGGCTGCTGACGGCTTTATTGGCACTTGTGTTCATCGCCAGCCTGTTTTCGGTGAACTGGGGGCCTGACCTTATCCATAACGGCGGCATCACAACGATGGTTCAGCTGGCAGAAGGGATGGTGAAGCCTGCTCTTTCGTCTGAAATCCTTATGCTCGGTCTTGCTGCTTCATGGAAAACGCTTGCTTATGCAGCAACTGGAATGACACTGGCACTCGTACTCGGATTGGTTTTCGGCGTGCTTGCATCAGGTGTCTTGTTTCGGAAGGGACGTTTGCGGCGGGCGGCCAAAACGATATTCCGCGGACTCCTCGGTTTCATGCGGGCAATCCATGAACTGGTATGGGCGTGGCTGTTCGTTGCGGCCATCGGCCTGAGCCCGCTTGCTGCTGTTTTTGCCATCGGAATCCCGTATGGCGGGATTCTGGGACGGATTTTTGCAGACATGCTGAATGATGTGCCTGATGAACCGGTCAACTCCCTGAAAATGAGCGGGGCATCAAGCCTGCAGCGGCTTTTGTACGGCTATTTTCCACTGGCGGCACCTGATATGGTGAGCTATGCATTTTACCGGTTCGAGTGCGCGGTTCGGTCTTCGGCGATTATGAGTTTCATCGGCCTGGGCGGTCTCGGGTTTCAAATCGAGCTGTCGCTCCATGATTTAAAGTACGATGAAGTGTGGACATTTCTGTATTTCCTGATCGCCCTGGTCATCCTCGTTGACGCCTGGAGCAGGCTTGTCAGAGGGAGGCTGGCGCTATGGTGA
- a CDS encoding TerC family protein, translated as MDTVEFLTALASIIAIDLILAGDNALLIGLAARNLPKHQQKKVIMFGAIGAVVIRSIATLLVVWLLKIPGLLIAGALFLLFIAYKLLTEQQDDKEVNAKTTLWGAIKTIIIADAAMGIDNVIAVAGAAHGSFLLVVIGLLISIPVVIWGSTLILKLLTRFPSIIYIGAGVLVLTAGKMLFEDPFLHGQLHLPLLAKWGIITLLISAVLLAGYAKNTRSEAYAAAAKEGAE; from the coding sequence ATGGATACCGTTGAATTTTTAACCGCACTTGCTTCCATCATTGCCATCGACTTGATTCTTGCCGGCGACAATGCGCTCTTAATCGGCCTCGCTGCCCGCAACTTGCCTAAGCATCAGCAAAAGAAAGTTATCATGTTCGGAGCAATTGGCGCAGTCGTCATCAGGTCAATCGCCACATTACTTGTCGTATGGCTCTTGAAAATTCCGGGCCTGTTAATTGCCGGAGCCCTCTTTTTGCTTTTCATCGCATACAAGCTGTTGACAGAACAACAGGATGACAAAGAGGTCAATGCAAAAACGACATTATGGGGCGCAATTAAAACAATCATCATTGCAGATGCTGCCATGGGGATCGATAACGTGATTGCAGTCGCAGGTGCCGCCCACGGCAGCTTCCTGCTTGTCGTCATCGGGCTCTTGATCAGTATTCCAGTCGTCATCTGGGGCAGCACGCTCATCCTTAAATTACTGACCCGCTTCCCATCGATCATCTATATCGGCGCAGGCGTACTTGTCCTAACTGCCGGCAAGATGCTTTTTGAAGATCCATTCCTGCATGGCCAGCTTCACCTCCCGCTGCTTGCCAAGTGGGGCATCATAACACTTCTCATCTCAGCAGTCTTATTGGCAGGCTATGCGAAGAACACCAGGAGTGAAGCATATGCTGCAGCAGCAAAGGAAGGCGCTGAGTAA
- a CDS encoding selenium metabolism-associated LysR family transcriptional regulator has product MNLNHLNAFVQVSDTQSFKEAARILAVSQPAVTQRIQLLEKHFGMNLLHKDSSGIRLTREGKLLYKQSNKILALWRETEDMILGPEPTGELLVGASTIPSQYLLPEMVKESRLKFPDMRIRAKVAGSRTVYSWLLERKIDIALTGETDESDRVHSRRVFTDNLQLIASKDCPPVFDSISDAMKCDWVLREKDSGTRRSFEEALRAKGISPEALPIVAEMGSTEAVIASVEAGMGVSVVSSLAAKRAAEHRNIRIIDIEDFTVTRPFYLSCLADAVGSPAVSAFFSLMK; this is encoded by the coding sequence ATGAATCTAAATCATTTGAATGCTTTCGTGCAAGTTTCCGATACACAGAGTTTTAAAGAGGCGGCCCGGATTCTGGCGGTCTCCCAGCCTGCTGTAACCCAGCGGATCCAGCTGCTGGAAAAGCATTTCGGTATGAATCTTCTCCATAAGGACTCTTCCGGGATCAGGCTGACCCGGGAAGGTAAGCTTTTATATAAACAGAGCAACAAAATCCTTGCCCTCTGGCGAGAAACGGAAGATATGATTCTCGGGCCGGAGCCCACGGGGGAGCTATTGGTTGGAGCAAGCACCATTCCTTCCCAATACCTGCTTCCTGAAATGGTAAAGGAAAGCCGGCTAAAGTTTCCGGACATGCGGATCCGGGCGAAAGTGGCGGGGAGCCGCACTGTTTATTCATGGCTTCTTGAGAGAAAAATAGATATTGCCCTCACCGGTGAAACAGATGAATCCGATCGCGTCCATTCAAGGCGGGTTTTCACCGATAACCTTCAGTTGATTGCATCTAAAGACTGTCCGCCGGTGTTCGATTCGATAAGTGATGCAATGAAATGTGACTGGGTGCTCCGTGAAAAAGATTCCGGAACCCGCCGTTCGTTCGAAGAGGCACTCCGTGCAAAAGGAATTTCCCCTGAAGCTTTGCCGATTGTGGCGGAGATGGGCAGCACGGAAGCTGTCATCGCATCGGTTGAAGCAGGAATGGGTGTATCGGTCGTTTCATCGCTGGCGGCAAAGAGGGCTGCGGAACACAGAAATATCCGGATTATTGACATAGAGGATTTTACTGTCACACGTCCGTTCTACCTTTCCTGTCTTGCTGATGCTGTTGGAAGCCCGGCCGTTTCGGCTTTCTTTTCACTGATGAAATAA
- a CDS encoding phosphonate ABC transporter ATP-binding protein, whose amino-acid sequence MRQGSAYSVDGIEKRYNGTRVIGPLSFEIRQGESVALIGPSGAGKTTLLNILSGIITPDDGVIELGGAALSSYRYGGELARKTGMMRQQFDLVGPLPVLHNVLAGRLGKWSFSKSLFSLLFPQDRKLAEEALHRVGLSGRGHEKTSGLSGGEQQRVALARLLVQNPEVILADEPVSSLDPARSESVLRLLTALASERNQTLIASLHSVELARKYFKRVIAMKDGVIQFDLQAGDVRVADLEHLYALAEGK is encoded by the coding sequence ATGCGGCAAGGCAGCGCTTATTCGGTAGATGGGATTGAAAAACGATATAATGGAACGAGAGTAATCGGCCCGCTGTCTTTTGAAATCCGGCAGGGAGAATCGGTTGCGCTGATCGGGCCAAGCGGTGCAGGCAAGACGACCCTGTTGAATATTTTATCGGGAATTATTACACCTGATGACGGAGTGATAGAACTGGGCGGTGCGGCGCTGTCTTCTTACCGGTATGGCGGGGAGCTGGCCCGGAAAACCGGGATGATGAGGCAGCAGTTCGATCTGGTCGGCCCGCTGCCGGTGCTGCACAATGTGCTTGCCGGCAGGCTCGGGAAATGGAGTTTTTCCAAATCGCTGTTTTCGTTACTGTTTCCGCAGGACCGGAAGCTCGCTGAAGAAGCGCTGCACCGTGTCGGTCTCTCGGGCCGCGGCCATGAGAAAACGTCCGGCCTGTCAGGCGGTGAGCAGCAGCGGGTTGCGCTGGCCCGCCTGCTTGTGCAGAACCCTGAAGTCATCCTTGCCGATGAGCCGGTGTCTTCACTGGATCCGGCCCGTTCGGAAAGCGTGCTTCGACTGCTGACGGCGCTTGCGTCGGAGCGGAATCAGACGCTGATTGCAAGCCTCCATTCGGTTGAACTCGCCCGGAAATATTTCAAGCGGGTTATCGCAATGAAAGACGGTGTCATCCAATTCGATCTCCAGGCAGGGGATGTCAGAGTTGCCGACCTGGAACACCTGTATGCACTTGCGGAGGGCAAATAG
- a CDS encoding 2Fe-2S iron-sulfur cluster-binding protein has protein sequence MPLVRLHTGNSIIEQQVKDSANLVVLAGIKQFPELKYGCGMGKCTKCTCQVLEGADQLDPPNWKEEKMLGDNLEKGYRLTCQLYIKADLEITQEGIDLQKKKIQETVKR, from the coding sequence ATGCCGTTAGTCCGATTGCATACCGGAAACAGCATCATTGAACAGCAGGTGAAAGATAGTGCGAATCTCGTTGTCCTTGCAGGAATCAAGCAATTCCCGGAGCTGAAGTACGGCTGCGGAATGGGCAAGTGCACTAAGTGTACATGCCAGGTTCTCGAAGGAGCCGATCAACTGGACCCGCCAAACTGGAAAGAAGAAAAGATGCTTGGTGATAACCTGGAAAAAGGGTACAGGCTGACATGCCAGTTGTATATCAAAGCAGACTTGGAGATTACTCAAGAAGGAATAGATCTTCAGAAGAAAAAGATTCAGGAAACGGTAAAGAGATAG
- a CDS encoding LTA synthase family protein, which yields MKKTGKQSYLLALFISSIVYMELIFRIASGQAFNGRHLLIVLLFSVTAGSFFYLLASFSRKAPFNRILSAALLGLTAFIFTSQLIYFKLFRTFYTLYSAKNAGQAAEFWKDALTFSLKNSLWILLIFLPVLFLITAGRNYLPFTKIAGINRAALISFMVFAHAAGVLAVYGGGREQLSAYDLYFENSNPAQSANKLGMVTTMRLDLQRLLTGWSPALKASPDQIWSPLPDTASGKAESGEPAREYNVMDIDFDKLIDAENDPQLIKMHKYFKNVPPTAKNEYTGKFEGYNLIFITAEAFSPYAVREDVTPTLYKMVNEGFRFTNFYNPIWGVSTTDGEYAACTGLIPKKGVWSFYKSGDNHLPFVMGNQLKKLGYQTNAYHNHTYSYYKRHISHPNMGYDYKAVGNGLDMKKTWPESDLEMIEKTVPEYIGNQPFHAYYMTVSGHMQYSFTGNFIAWKNRKHVQSLPYSEAGRAYIATQVELDRALKRLNEMLEEAGVADKTLIALSADHFPYGLEDNVIDEMAGRRVERNFELYKSPFILYAKGMEPVTIDKPASSIDIIPTLSNLLGLEYDSRLLMGTDILSDAEPLVLFENKSFITDRGRYNSLTGKFTPNKGSAAGEAYIKRMSAVADSKFYYAARILDTDYYRKVLR from the coding sequence ATGAAGAAAACGGGAAAGCAATCATATTTGCTTGCACTTTTTATCTCGTCCATTGTCTATATGGAGCTTATTTTCAGAATTGCTTCCGGCCAGGCGTTTAATGGCCGGCACTTACTGATTGTTCTGCTTTTTTCCGTTACTGCCGGCTCCTTCTTTTACTTGCTTGCCAGCTTTTCAAGGAAGGCACCCTTCAACCGGATATTATCGGCCGCACTCCTTGGGCTGACCGCTTTTATTTTCACTTCACAACTGATCTACTTTAAACTGTTCCGGACGTTTTATACACTTTACTCCGCTAAAAATGCCGGCCAGGCGGCAGAATTTTGGAAGGATGCACTAACATTTTCACTTAAAAATAGCCTTTGGATATTGCTGATTTTCCTTCCTGTCCTTTTTCTCATTACCGCAGGGCGGAATTACCTGCCGTTCACAAAAATCGCCGGGATAAACAGAGCGGCACTGATTTCGTTTATGGTGTTTGCCCATGCGGCAGGTGTGCTGGCTGTTTACGGGGGCGGACGGGAACAGCTTTCCGCTTATGACCTGTATTTCGAAAACAGCAATCCTGCACAATCCGCAAATAAACTGGGTATGGTCACAACAATGAGGCTAGATTTACAGCGTCTTCTCACCGGCTGGTCTCCTGCACTTAAAGCTTCGCCTGACCAAATATGGTCACCGCTGCCAGACACGGCTTCAGGAAAGGCAGAGTCCGGGGAACCTGCTCGGGAATACAACGTGATGGATATCGACTTCGACAAGCTTATTGATGCTGAAAACGACCCGCAGCTAATAAAGATGCACAAGTATTTTAAAAACGTCCCGCCAACCGCCAAAAATGAGTATACGGGAAAATTCGAAGGCTACAATCTCATCTTCATTACGGCGGAAGCTTTTTCGCCTTATGCCGTCCGGGAAGACGTCACGCCGACCCTCTATAAAATGGTCAATGAAGGCTTCCGTTTCACAAATTTCTACAATCCCATCTGGGGTGTGAGCACGACAGACGGTGAATATGCCGCATGCACGGGGCTCATTCCTAAAAAAGGCGTATGGAGTTTTTACAAATCGGGAGACAACCATTTACCTTTTGTGATGGGGAACCAGCTGAAGAAGCTTGGCTATCAAACGAATGCCTATCACAACCATACGTACTCCTATTACAAAAGACATATATCACATCCGAACATGGGCTATGACTATAAAGCCGTCGGCAACGGGCTTGATATGAAAAAGACCTGGCCGGAATCAGACCTGGAAATGATTGAAAAAACGGTTCCTGAATATATTGGCAATCAGCCGTTCCATGCCTATTACATGACCGTAAGCGGACACATGCAATACTCATTCACCGGCAATTTCATCGCCTGGAAAAACAGGAAGCATGTACAGTCTCTTCCTTATTCGGAGGCCGGCAGAGCCTATATCGCAACCCAGGTCGAACTGGATCGGGCCCTGAAGCGCTTGAACGAAATGCTTGAAGAAGCGGGAGTCGCCGATAAGACGCTCATCGCCTTAAGCGCCGATCATTTTCCGTACGGGCTTGAAGATAACGTGATCGATGAAATGGCCGGCCGCCGTGTAGAACGAAACTTCGAGCTGTATAAAAGCCCGTTCATCCTGTACGCGAAAGGGATGGAGCCTGTCACGATCGACAAACCGGCCTCAAGCATCGATATCATCCCGACCCTTTCAAACCTGCTGGGATTGGAATATGATTCCAGGCTTCTGATGGGGACGGATATCCTTTCCGATGCTGAACCGCTCGTCCTTTTTGAGAATAAAAGCTTCATTACAGACAGAGGCCGCTATAACTCACTGACCGGCAAATTCACGCCGAACAAAGGCAGTGCTGCCGGCGAAGCATACATCAAACGGATGTCGGCAGTCGCCGACAGCAAGTTCTATTATGCCGCCAGGATTTTGGATACGGATTATTATCGGAAGGTTTTACGTTAA